From a region of the Streptomyces venezuelae genome:
- a CDS encoding LLM class F420-dependent oxidoreductase: protein MRLGINLGYWGAGMDADNLAVAQEADRLGYDVCWAAEAYGSDAPTVLAWVAAQTERIDVGSAIMQIPARQPAMTAMTAATLDSLTKGRFRLGLGVSGPQVSEGWYGVKFDKPLARTREYVEIVRKAMSRERLSYDGEHWTLPLPDGPGKPIKLTVHPEREHIPLYIAAIGPKNLEQTGEIADGALLIFPAAEHLEATALTHIRAGREKAGLTMEGFDVCPTVPLALGEDVNALADMFRPYTALYVGGMGSRKQNFYNQLAQRMGYEKEAAEIQDKYLAGDKTGAAAAVPHSLIDSTTLLGPVARIADGMRAYAEAGVTTLTLAPAGFTLDERIAALRAGTEAMELAGLA from the coding sequence ATGCGGCTCGGCATCAATCTTGGTTACTGGGGTGCGGGCATGGACGCCGACAACCTCGCCGTCGCCCAGGAGGCCGACCGCCTCGGTTACGACGTCTGCTGGGCCGCCGAGGCCTACGGCTCCGACGCCCCGACCGTGCTCGCCTGGGTCGCCGCCCAGACCGAGCGCATCGACGTCGGCTCGGCGATCATGCAGATCCCGGCCCGCCAGCCCGCCATGACCGCCATGACGGCGGCCACCCTCGACTCCCTCACCAAGGGCCGCTTCCGGCTCGGCCTCGGCGTCTCCGGACCGCAGGTCTCCGAGGGCTGGTACGGCGTCAAGTTCGACAAGCCGCTGGCGCGCACCCGCGAGTACGTGGAGATAGTCCGCAAGGCCATGAGCCGCGAGCGGCTCTCGTACGACGGCGAGCACTGGACCCTGCCGCTGCCGGACGGCCCGGGCAAGCCGATCAAGCTGACCGTGCACCCCGAGCGCGAGCACATCCCGCTCTACATCGCCGCCATCGGGCCGAAGAACCTGGAGCAGACCGGCGAGATCGCCGACGGCGCCCTGCTGATCTTCCCGGCCGCCGAGCACCTGGAGGCCACCGCCCTCACCCACATCCGGGCGGGCCGCGAGAAGGCAGGGCTGACCATGGAGGGCTTCGACGTCTGTCCGACCGTGCCACTGGCCCTCGGCGAGGACGTGAACGCGCTCGCGGACATGTTCCGCCCGTACACCGCCCTGTACGTGGGCGGCATGGGCAGCCGGAAGCAGAACTTCTACAACCAGCTGGCCCAGCGCATGGGTTACGAGAAGGAAGCGGCCGAGATCCAGGACAAGTACCTGGCGGGCGACAAGACCGGCGCGGCTGCAGCCGTCCCGCACTCGCTGATCGACTCGACGACACTGCTCGGCCCGGTCGCGCGGATCGCCGACGGGATGCGGGCCTACGCGGAGGCCGGGGTCACCACCCTCACGCTCGCCCCGGCCGGCTTCACGCTGGACGAGCGGATCGCCGCCCTGCGTGCCGGTACCGAGGCCATGGAGCTGGCCGGTCTCGCCTGA
- a CDS encoding DUF5703 family protein: MPEYEFVDVYVPRGVPRKEATRLLTDHAEYGNWELDRLSLYRDGSRRVRLRRRIIRQVRATW; encoded by the coding sequence ATGCCGGAATACGAATTTGTCGACGTGTACGTGCCCCGCGGTGTTCCTCGCAAGGAGGCGACCCGCCTGTTGACCGACCATGCCGAGTACGGGAACTGGGAACTCGACCGGCTGAGCCTGTACCGGGACGGCAGTCGCCGTGTGCGACTGCGCCGCCGGATCATCCGTCAGGTCCGCGCGACCTGGTGA
- a CDS encoding chaplin, with protein MRRPAQVTRKTLITMAAAGGVLAMGGGYAHADSVASGHTANSPGLLSGNNLQAPVDAPVNVCGNTINVVGALNPAFGNHCANGSGQAKPKPPKPEHPGDDEPCDDHPGNPGGPGNPGGPGNPGGPGNPGGPGNPGGPGNPGGPGNPGGPGNPGGPGNPGGPGNPGGPGNPGGPGNPGNPGGPGTPGNPGGPGTPGNPGGPGTPGNPGTPNTPGSGSVTPGTNPGPGTGNNPGQAGGLAATGTGDVLTAGLPLAGGLLLAGTVLYRRARNAA; from the coding sequence ATGCGACGACCGGCACAGGTCACCAGGAAGACCCTGATCACCATGGCGGCCGCGGGGGGTGTCCTCGCGATGGGCGGGGGCTACGCACACGCGGACTCCGTGGCCTCGGGGCACACCGCGAACTCTCCGGGCCTGCTGTCCGGGAACAACCTGCAGGCGCCCGTGGACGCGCCGGTGAACGTCTGCGGGAACACGATCAACGTGGTGGGAGCCCTCAACCCGGCCTTCGGGAACCACTGCGCGAACGGATCCGGCCAGGCCAAGCCGAAGCCGCCGAAGCCGGAGCACCCGGGCGACGACGAGCCGTGCGACGACCACCCGGGCAACCCGGGCGGTCCGGGCAACCCCGGTGGTCCCGGTAACCCGGGCGGTCCGGGCAACCCGGGCGGTCCCGGTAACCCCGGTGGTCCGGGTAACCCGGGCGGTCCCGGTAACCCCGGTGGTCCCGGTAACCCGGGCGGTCCGGGCAACCCCGGTGGTCCCGGTAACCCTGGTGGTCCCGGTAACCCCGGCGGGCCGGGTAACCCGGGCAACCCCGGCGGGCCGGGTACGCCCGGTAACCCTGGTGGTCCGGGTACGCCCGGCAACCCCGGTGGCCCCGGTACCCCCGGAAACCCGGGTACGCCGAACACCCCCGGCAGCGGTTCCGTCACCCCCGGTACGAACCCCGGTCCGGGGACCGGCAACAACCCCGGCCAGGCCGGCGGTCTCGCCGCCACCGGGACCGGTGACGTCCTCACCGCCGGGCTGCCGCTCGCAGGCGGCCTGCTGCTCGCCGGCACCGTTCTCTACCGGCGGGCCCGCAACGCCGCCTGA
- the chpH gene encoding chaplin ChpH: MIKKVVAAVAATGGLVLAGAGLAHADAGAQGAAIGSPGVLSGNVVQVPVHVPVNVCGNTISVIGLLNPAFGNTCVNA, encoded by the coding sequence ATGATCAAGAAGGTTGTCGCCGCAGTGGCTGCCACCGGTGGCCTGGTTCTCGCGGGTGCGGGTCTGGCCCACGCCGATGCGGGTGCGCAGGGTGCGGCCATCGGTTCGCCCGGTGTCCTGTCCGGCAACGTCGTGCAGGTTCCCGTCCACGTTCCCGTGAACGTCTGCGGCAACACGATCTCCGTCATCGGCCTGCTGAACCCGGCCTTCGGCAACACCTGCGTCAACGCCTGA
- a CDS encoding M20/M25/M40 family metallo-hydrolase: MSESSTGRTVSGEDEVVDLCRDLIRIDTSNYGDHSGPGERKAAEWVAEKLAEVGLEPQIFESHKGRASTVARIEGEDPSRPALLIHGHTDVVPANAADWTYDPFAGEIADGCVWGRGAVDMKDMDAMTLAVVRDRMRSGRKPPRDIVLAFLADEEAGGIYGARHLVDKHPGLFEGVTEAIGEVGGFSFTVNENLRLYLVETAQKGMHWMRLTVDGTAGHGSMTNSDNAITELCEAVGRLGRHQWPVRVTKTVRSFLDELSDALGTPLDPDDMDATLAKLGGIAKMVGATLRNSAAPTMLGAGYKVNVIPGQATAHVDGRFLPGYEDEFFADLDRILGPRVKREDVHGDKALETDFDGRLVDAMQGALKAEDPIARAVPYMLSGGTDAKSFDDLGIRCFGFAPLQLPPELDFAGMFHGVDERVPVDGLKFGVRVLDRFIDNA; this comes from the coding sequence GTGAGCGAGTCGAGCACGGGCAGGACCGTCTCCGGCGAGGACGAGGTGGTCGACCTCTGCCGGGACCTCATCCGGATCGACACCAGCAACTACGGAGACCACTCGGGTCCCGGTGAGCGCAAGGCGGCGGAATGGGTCGCCGAGAAGCTCGCCGAGGTCGGGCTGGAGCCGCAGATCTTCGAATCGCACAAGGGGCGCGCCTCGACCGTGGCGCGGATCGAGGGGGAGGACCCCTCACGGCCGGCGCTGCTGATCCACGGGCACACCGACGTGGTTCCGGCGAACGCCGCCGACTGGACGTACGACCCCTTCGCGGGCGAGATCGCCGACGGCTGCGTGTGGGGCCGGGGCGCCGTCGACATGAAGGACATGGACGCGATGACGCTGGCCGTCGTACGCGACCGGATGCGCAGCGGGCGCAAGCCCCCGCGGGACATCGTGCTGGCCTTCCTCGCCGACGAGGAGGCGGGCGGCATCTACGGGGCCCGGCACCTCGTCGACAAGCACCCGGGCCTGTTCGAGGGAGTCACCGAGGCGATCGGCGAGGTCGGCGGCTTCTCCTTCACGGTCAACGAGAACCTGCGGCTCTACCTCGTGGAGACCGCCCAGAAGGGCATGCACTGGATGCGGCTCACGGTGGACGGCACCGCGGGTCACGGCTCCATGACCAACAGCGACAACGCCATCACGGAGCTGTGCGAGGCCGTGGGCAGGCTCGGCCGCCACCAGTGGCCGGTCCGCGTGACCAAGACGGTGCGCAGTTTCCTCGACGAGCTCTCGGACGCGCTCGGGACCCCGCTGGACCCGGACGACATGGACGCGACGCTCGCCAAGCTCGGCGGCATCGCCAAGATGGTCGGCGCGACGCTGCGCAACTCGGCCGCCCCGACGATGCTCGGCGCCGGCTACAAGGTCAACGTCATCCCCGGGCAGGCGACGGCCCACGTCGACGGCCGTTTCCTGCCGGGCTACGAGGACGAGTTCTTCGCCGACCTGGACCGGATCCTCGGCCCGCGCGTGAAGCGCGAGGACGTGCACGGCGACAAGGCGCTGGAGACGGACTTCGACGGCAGGCTGGTGGACGCCATGCAGGGCGCCCTGAAGGCCGAGGACCCGATCGCGCGGGCGGTCCCGTACATGCTCTCGGGCGGTACGGACGCCAAGTCCTTCGACGACCTCGGCATCCGCTGCTTCGGCTTCGCGCCGCTGCAGCTGCCGCCGGAGCTGGACTTCGCCGGGATGTTCCACGGTGTGGACGAGCGGGTGCCGGTCGACGGACTGAAGTTCGGCGTGCGGGTGCTCGACCGGTTCATCGACAACGCCTGA
- a CDS encoding helix-hairpin-helix domain-containing protein: protein MSTDPQADTAAAEDPATPEAEPSAAAEAEADPAADDDRTATDGAEPDGSGTAEPAAAEDGTGPVAAHGEAGDGDPGAAPPVSGRGGEGESPAGPASEADLGTGPAPTDDAAGSEAEAGSGADAEAGAGPEGTAEPAAEAQAAPALSEAQAELAAQKIERERIARRKAEREAPVEAGAKLSGKAADLLAAVRAVESGAKPSAVYFDEAPAAPRRPAPAPAAPRPAAPAPTAAAAPSADAVEGVRAVLARGGAPEALAAPAAAALGEDAAGQLTENPWRLLSLPAVRPAQADGFARALLGPGAGPGDERRTAVLVGWLLAQAGLKGHTALEAPVLEKALAQYGVPVPAEALEQAVGEGSVLVFQEPLGPPAGEDTEDAEQPVRVLVGLEGAAMAEESLADGLARLAAGPFGDAARWERAAGSAPSPSAAELIRAVADHGLVTHTGGEAARAEPAALATAARELGLRVCVAAHAPGGGPDPVTVAGLLSGAEGPGRDADGQFALDLLVVLDAPQLDVETAAALVECVPDGARLVLSGDPGVLGSAGAGRVFADVLAARTCPQLVSRTPDPGPLGELVSGIGIGELNQVDAPGKEVVIVPVKDAGEAVHRAVQLVAESVPRAFGIPADTVQVITPGHGGPAGTRALNAALKERLNPGPGRFGGFDPGDRVVHVPSAGRALAARVVSADAEGLHLDRAGERIVVPKELVESRVRHGWAVTAHQAVGTRWPAVVVVLPGDAAQALSRDWVYTAFGRGERHLSVVHGVDQALPHAVAEVPAKPRTTRLTGLLTALATAGAQPR from the coding sequence GTGAGTACGGACCCTCAGGCCGATACCGCTGCCGCGGAGGACCCGGCCACCCCGGAGGCCGAGCCGTCCGCAGCCGCCGAAGCGGAAGCGGACCCGGCGGCCGACGACGACCGGACCGCGACCGACGGGGCGGAGCCGGACGGGTCCGGGACCGCCGAACCGGCCGCGGCCGAGGACGGGACCGGGCCGGTCGCCGCGCACGGCGAAGCCGGTGACGGGGACCCGGGGGCGGCGCCCCCGGTTTCGGGAAGGGGCGGGGAGGGGGAAAGCCCCGCAGGGCCTGCCTCCGAGGCGGACCTGGGGACCGGCCCGGCGCCGACCGACGACGCGGCCGGATCCGAGGCCGAAGCCGGATCCGGGGCCGACGCGGAGGCCGGGGCCGGCCCCGAGGGCACCGCCGAGCCGGCCGCCGAGGCCCAGGCGGCGCCCGCGCTCTCCGAGGCCCAGGCCGAGTTGGCCGCCCAGAAGATCGAGCGGGAGCGGATCGCCCGGCGCAAGGCCGAGCGCGAGGCGCCCGTCGAGGCCGGGGCGAAGCTCAGCGGGAAGGCCGCCGACCTGCTGGCCGCCGTACGGGCCGTGGAGAGCGGTGCGAAGCCCTCCGCCGTGTACTTCGACGAGGCCCCGGCCGCTCCCCGCAGGCCGGCTCCCGCTCCCGCCGCACCGCGCCCGGCCGCCCCGGCGCCGACGGCCGCGGCCGCGCCCTCCGCCGACGCCGTCGAGGGCGTACGGGCCGTACTGGCCCGCGGTGGCGCCCCCGAGGCCCTGGCCGCCCCCGCCGCGGCGGCCCTGGGCGAGGACGCCGCCGGGCAGCTCACCGAGAACCCCTGGCGGCTGCTGTCGCTGCCCGCCGTGCGGCCGGCCCAGGCAGACGGCTTCGCCCGGGCCCTGCTGGGCCCCGGGGCGGGCCCCGGGGACGAGCGCCGCACCGCCGTCCTGGTGGGCTGGCTGCTGGCCCAGGCCGGGCTGAAGGGGCACACGGCCCTGGAGGCCCCGGTGCTGGAGAAGGCGCTGGCCCAGTACGGCGTACCCGTTCCGGCCGAAGCGCTGGAACAGGCCGTCGGCGAGGGCTCGGTGCTGGTCTTCCAGGAGCCCCTGGGACCGCCGGCCGGCGAGGACACCGAGGACGCCGAGCAGCCCGTACGTGTGCTGGTGGGCCTGGAAGGTGCCGCCATGGCCGAGGAGAGCCTGGCCGACGGACTGGCCCGGCTGGCCGCCGGCCCCTTCGGCGACGCGGCGCGGTGGGAGCGGGCCGCCGGTTCCGCGCCGAGCCCCTCCGCCGCCGAGCTGATCCGCGCGGTCGCGGACCACGGCCTGGTCACCCACACCGGCGGCGAGGCCGCCCGCGCCGAACCGGCCGCCCTGGCCACCGCGGCCCGGGAGCTGGGCCTGCGGGTGTGCGTGGCCGCGCACGCCCCCGGCGGCGGCCCGGACCCGGTGACCGTGGCGGGGCTGCTGTCCGGCGCCGAGGGGCCCGGGCGGGACGCGGACGGCCAGTTCGCGCTGGACCTGCTGGTGGTGCTGGACGCGCCGCAGCTGGACGTGGAGACCGCGGCCGCGCTGGTGGAGTGCGTCCCGGACGGGGCCCGTCTGGTGCTCTCCGGGGATCCCGGTGTGCTCGGGTCCGCCGGGGCCGGGCGGGTTTTCGCCGATGTGCTGGCGGCCCGTACCTGCCCGCAGCTGGTCTCCCGCACCCCCGACCCGGGCCCGCTCGGCGAGCTCGTCTCCGGAATCGGCATCGGGGAGCTGAACCAGGTCGACGCCCCCGGCAAGGAGGTCGTCATCGTCCCGGTGAAGGACGCCGGGGAAGCGGTGCACCGGGCCGTCCAGCTGGTGGCCGAGTCGGTGCCGCGGGCCTTCGGGATCCCGGCGGACACCGTGCAGGTGATCACCCCGGGCCACGGCGGCCCGGCGGGCACCCGGGCGCTGAACGCCGCCCTGAAGGAGCGCCTGAATCCCGGTCCGGGCCGCTTCGGCGGCTTCGACCCCGGTGACCGGGTTGTCCACGTGCCGTCCGCCGGGCGGGCGCTGGCGGCCCGGGTGGTGTCGGCCGACGCCGAGGGCCTGCACCTGGACCGGGCGGGTGAGCGGATCGTCGTGCCGAAGGAGCTGGTCGAGTCCCGGGTGCGGCACGGCTGGGCGGTGACGGCGCACCAGGCCGTGGGCACGCGCTGGCCGGCGGTGGTCGTCGTACTGCCGGGTGACGCGGCGCAGGCGCTGTCGCGGGACTGGGTCTACACGGCGTTCGGGCGGGGCGAGCGGCACCTGTCCGTGGTGCACGGGGTCGACCAGGCACTGCCGCACGCGGTGGCCGAGGTGCCGGCGAAGCCGCGTACGACGCGTCTGACGGGCCTGCTGACGGCGCTCGCGACGGCGGGCGCGCAGCCGCGGTGA
- a CDS encoding aldo/keto reductase translates to MEQRHLGRTGLRVSRIGLGTLTWGRDTGEEAAAEQVKTFWEAGGTLVDTADVYGGGEAEYLLGQLVGGLVPRRDLVIATKAGSVPDPDRRFDGSRGHLLAALDASLDRLGTDYVDLWQVHAFDPATPLEETLQALDLAVSSGRARYAGLAGFCGWQLAKAATWQLAAAGVRTRIASTQMEYSLLQRGVEREVLPAALDLEIGLLPSSPLGRGVLTGKYRDGTPADSRGASESLAALVDPYLDEAAGRIVDAVVTAAQGLAVTPLQVALAWIRDRPGVVAPIVGARTSAQLEAALSVEALSLPEEICRALDDVSAPVHRYPDQDWSTL, encoded by the coding sequence ATGGAGCAGAGGCATCTCGGCCGCACCGGACTGCGCGTCTCCCGGATCGGCCTCGGCACCCTCACCTGGGGCCGCGACACCGGCGAGGAAGCCGCCGCCGAGCAGGTGAAGACGTTCTGGGAGGCGGGCGGCACGCTCGTCGACACCGCCGACGTCTACGGAGGCGGTGAGGCGGAGTACCTCCTGGGGCAGCTGGTGGGCGGGCTCGTGCCGCGCCGGGACCTGGTGATCGCGACCAAGGCGGGCAGCGTGCCGGACCCCGACCGGAGGTTCGACGGCTCGCGCGGGCACCTGCTCGCCGCCCTCGACGCCTCGCTGGACCGGCTGGGCACCGACTACGTCGACCTGTGGCAGGTGCACGCCTTCGACCCCGCGACCCCGCTGGAGGAGACCCTGCAGGCGCTGGACCTGGCGGTGAGCAGCGGCCGGGCCCGGTACGCGGGACTCGCGGGCTTCTGCGGCTGGCAGCTGGCGAAGGCGGCGACCTGGCAGCTCGCGGCAGCCGGGGTGCGCACCCGGATCGCCTCGACGCAGATGGAGTACTCCCTGCTCCAGCGCGGGGTGGAGCGCGAGGTGCTGCCGGCCGCGCTGGACCTCGAAATCGGCCTGCTGCCCTCCTCGCCGCTGGGGCGCGGCGTGCTGACGGGCAAGTACCGGGACGGCACCCCGGCCGACTCCCGGGGCGCCTCGGAGTCGCTGGCCGCCCTGGTGGACCCGTACCTCGACGAGGCGGCCGGGCGGATCGTGGACGCGGTGGTGACCGCGGCCCAGGGGCTGGCCGTGACCCCGCTCCAGGTGGCCCTGGCATGGATCCGGGACCGGCCGGGGGTGGTGGCGCCGATCGTCGGTGCGCGGACGTCCGCGCAGCTCGAAGCCGCGCTGTCGGTGGAGGCCCTTAGTCTTCCGGAGGAGATCTGCCGGGCGCTGGACGATGTTTCGGCTCCGGTGCACCGCTACCCCGATCAGGACTGGAGCACGCTGTGA